The nucleotide window TATTATTGAAAGAAATTTTTCGCTTGGTGGTCAACTTGAAAAACAAACGCATAAGTTTTTTGGATCTGAAAAACAATTTGCTAAAACAAGAGGATTGGATATTGCGAAAAAACTAATTGTGGCTATTAATCAGTATCCAAATCAATTAGAAGTTTTACTAAATACGACAGTTGTTGGACTTTATAAAGATTATGTTGTAACAACAATCCATAATGATATTTATAAGAAATATCATGCCAAATCTATCATCATTGCAACAGGAGCATCTGAAAAAGTCTTAGCGTTTGAAAATAATGATTTGCCTGGAATTTATGGGGCAGGAGCTGTTCAAACTTTAATGAATTTAAATGGCGTTTTACCTGGTAAAGAAATCGTAATGGTTGGAAGCGGAAATATTGGGTTAATCGTGTCCTATCAATTGATTCAAGCTGGTGTGAAAGTCAAAGCTTTACTTGAAGCTTCTCCATCGATTGGAGGGTATTTAGTCCATGCATCTAAACTAAAACGTTTAGGGGTTCCTATTTTTTGTCAAACGACTATCAAAAGAGCAGAAGGAAATCAATGCTTGGAAAAAATCATAACGACAAAATTAAATGATTCATGGGAGGAAATTCCTAATACTACTTCAGAAATCACATGTGATGCATTATGTATTTCTGTTGGATTATCACCACTTCATCAACTGTTATCTATGGCAGACATAAAAATGAAATTTGTACCTGAATTAGGAGGACTTGTTCCTCGTATCAATAAAGATCATGAAACAAGCATGAAAAATGTGTTTGTTTGTGGAGACGTTACTGGAGTTGAAGAAGCAAGTAGTGCTATTGTTGAAGGAGCTTTAACTGGATTAATTGTTTCAAAACAACTAGGATATATTCATCCATTGTTTCACAGTTTATATGAAGATTTGCATCTTCAATTAGATAATTTGCG belongs to Bacillota bacterium and includes:
- a CDS encoding NAD(P)/FAD-dependent oxidoreductase, yielding MIEKDLIVIGGGPAGLSAAKTALEAGCKVLIIERNFSLGGQLEKQTHKFFGSEKQFAKTRGLDIAKKLIVAINQYPNQLEVLLNTTVVGLYKDYVVTTIHNDIYKKYHAKSIIIATGASEKVLAFENNDLPGIYGAGAVQTLMNLNGVLPGKEIVMVGSGNIGLIVSYQLIQAGVKVKALLEASPSIGGYLVHASKLKRLGVPIFCQTTIKRAEGNQCLEKIITTKLNDSWEEIPNTTSEITCDALCISVGLSPLHQLLSMADIKMKFVPELGGLVPRINKDHETSMKNVFVCGDVTGVEEASSAIVEGALTGLIVSKQLGYIHPLFHSLYEDLHLQLDNLRSGLFGKKTRIGLIKLEENNHAY